Sequence from the Streptomyces sp. NBC_00440 genome:
GATGGCGACGCGCCGGCGCCGGCCCGCCGGAGAGCTCGTACGGGTAGCTCCGCAGGGTGCGCTCCGGGGCGAGCCGGACCAGTTCGAGCGGTTCGGCGGGGGCTTGGTGCCTCCGCTTGACGTGAGCTGCCTGGTCCCGGCCGCGGTACTCGTGCGCTGAGACGGTGCTCGTGCTCTGAGACCCGGGGGTCCTCCCGATGCGGGGGAACCGAACAGCGACGGCATCGGGTGCAGAAATTTGTCTGATGTCTGATGTCTGATGGCTGGTAACGTGTGAACGTAGCTGGGACGAGGAGAGGGGTCAAGGGGTGGAGAGCCGACACATCCTGGAAGGACGTCAGGGGCGTTCCCTGCTGAGACAGGAGGTCAGCGAGGGCATCAAGCGGTACATCCTGGAGAACAAACTCCGCCCGGGAGATCCGCTGCCCACCGAGAGCGAACTGAGCGCCACGCTCGGCGCCAGCCGGTCGAGCGTCCGCGAGGCGGTCAAGACCCTCGACGCGCTGGACATCGTGGAGGTGCGGCACGGCCACGGCACTTACGTCGGCAGGCTCACCCTCTCGGCTCTGGTGGAGGGGCTCACCTTCCGCGGACTGCTCAGCCGTGACGACGACTTCAAGGTCATGTCGGACCTGGTGGACGTACGCGAACTGTTCGAGCGCGGGATGGCGGAGCGCATCCTCACCTCCCTGGACAGCGACCACCTCCGCACCCTCTACCGCATCGTGGACGACATGGAGCGCTCGGGGAGCGGCGACGGTACGGGCTTCGTCGAGGCCGACCGCGCCTTCCACGCCCTGCTGGTCGAGCCCCTCGGCAACGAGCTGATAGGGCAGTTGTCGCTCGCGTTCTGGGATGTCTACACGATCGTCGTGCCGCATCTCGGCGTGATCACCAGCAAGGACGAGGCCGAGACCGTGGCCAACCACCGCAGGATCGTCGACGCCGCCCGCGCCGGCGATGCCGAGGCCTTCACCCGCGCCATCGCCGAGCACTACGCACCGGTCAGGCGACGGGTACAGGAGGCACGGGCGGCGGCTCCGGCCGGCTGACCCGCCCCTCCGGAACTCCGGGCCCGCCCCCGCACCTTGACGAGGGGGCGGGCCCGTACGCCCGCACCGGGCCCGCCAGCCGACCCGGGTCCGGGAACTGATCGGCTGACCGCACCGCAAGCACCGGATCACGTGCGGGTCAGGACTGCCGTGCCCAGTCGGGGGTGAAGCTGCTGAAGACGATGCCGCCGGTGTCGCCGATCTCGTAGAGGTCGCCGATCACCCCGTCGTTGAGGACCGCCGTGGTCGAGTAGCCGGCCGCGCCCGACTTGATCAGCACCTGGTGCGGCCAGGTCACACCGTCGTCCTCGCTGGTCCGCACGGTCAGCTCACTGCGATCGCCGGACGCGTTGTTGCTCTGCACCGTGACGGGCGTCAGGGCCGGGTATCCGCCGGATCCCACATCGGTGGGCCTGAGGTACGAGATCTCGTCGCCGTTGCAACCGGGGTCGATCAGGCCGGAGTTCCAGGCCGGACCGTAGGCGCCCGCGACGTTGCGGCCGGCGGCCGTGTCCGCGGCGGTGGCGTACCAGCGGTTGCCTCCGCTGTCCGACCTCAGGTTCTGCACCACCTGGCCGCTGTCGCGCTGGACCGCCTTGTTCTCGTTGACGCCGGTCGCCGCCGCGGCGCCCGCGTGCCAGGTGGCGCCGTGGTCGTCGGAGTAGATGTTGCCCGCGTGGTCGGCCCCGTCCTGCTTGTAGACGATCGGCTGGACGAGGCGGCCGTCGGAGAGCTGGATGCCGTGGCCGGAAGAGGCGAACATCCCGGCCCACTTGACGCTTTTGACCTGCGGGTTCAGATCCACCGGGCGGCTCCAGGTGGCACCGTTGTCCGTGGAGGAGATCACCCGGATGTGCATGGCGGTGGTGTCGGTCGCCGAGTTCGAGCCGGCCGACGAGCCCGCGTAGCCGATGCCGGGCGCGGGCGAGTAGTTGATGAACGCGTAGACCTTGCCGTCCGGACCGGCCGAACGGTCCACCAGGAGGCTGCTGTCGCCGTACCCCTCGCTGGTCGTCGCCGCGTGCGCGACCGTGGAGGCGCCCGTCCAGGTGGCGCCGCCGTCGGTGCTGCGGCGCATGGCCACCTGAATGTTGTTGCTGCTGCCGCCCAGGTCGCCGGAGCTGTCGATGCGGGCGTCGGCCATGGCGATGACCGTGCCGTTGTCGGTGACGGCCATCGCGGGGATACGGACCGACGCGGCGGTGCCGGTGTAGGTCTCGTAGCCGCTGCCGTCCGCCTTGGCCCGGTTCAGACCGGCGATCGGGGTTCCCGCGCTGGTGGAGGTGTGCGCGGCGAAGAGCGTCCGAGCGTTCATTCCGGGTGTGCCCGCGGCCAGCCCGCAGCGCACGGTCCCGCTCTCGGTGCGGTCGAAGCCGGTGGCCGTCGTCCTGATCCGGTACGGGGTTCCGTCGGCCACCGTCCACGACAGCGTGTCGTCGGAACTGCGCGCCGCCACGGTCCGGGTCCAGGGGGAGCCGGAGCGGCCCTCCCACCCCACAGTGAAGGTCTTCGATGTGTCGGAGCGGTTGACCAGGGTGAGCTTCAGCCGGTGGGTCGCGGCCGGCGAACCGTCAGCGGCGCGCGGGCACTCCGCGCTGACCTGCGCGGCCATCGACCGGCCGCAGTCCAGGGTGCCCGTCGTGGTCCTGTCCAGCCCCTGGGGTGTGGTGGTGCGGAACGAGTAGTCCGTACCGCTGGGCTTGGAGAAGTACAGATCGGTACGGTCACCGGCGGCCACCGCCCGGGTCCAGGTGCCGTTGCCCGGCCAGGTGACCGTGAAGGTGGTGGCCGCGGCGGTGGGGTTGAGCAGCGCCACCCGGATCCGGCTGCTGGTGCAGTCCTGGCTGACCACGGCCGACTGGCTGCCGTCGGCCGCGGCGGCCGGGCCCGTTGTCACCACGGCGACGGCGGCGAGTGCCGCCACCACCGCCGACAGGGCAACAGCCAGTCTCCGCAGGGACGTTGGTGCTCTCCACGTCAATGCCATCTGCTCGAACGCTCCTTGGTGCGATGGGGAGGGTGCGGGGAACTCGTGGACCACTGAACATCGACGCATGACGTCAGACGTCATGTGTCGAGTGGTTCGAGACCTTAGGAGCGGTGGACAGAGGCGTCAATAGGCGTGGTCCGGCGGCGAGTTCCCCCGAACGACGGCGACGGCCCCGCGGACCGGGCCGCGGGGCCGTCGAAATATGGGTGAATGATCCATCCGGACAGTGGTACTGATCGGTCCGGTCAGTGGCGCAGGGCCGGTCCGGTGCGGGCGGGGTCAGCCGAGGGAGAAGGCCGACGCCAGCTCGCGCCACTCGGCGCGGGGCAGGTCGCTGCGCCGGTCCCCCGTCAGCACCTGGAGCGCCACATGGTCGGCGCCCGCCGCACGGTACGCGTCCACCCGGGCCCGCACCGTCTCCAGGTCGCCCAGCGCGAACAGTGCGTCAAGGAGCCGGTTGCTGCCGCCGTCGGCGAAGTCGGCGTCCTCGAAACCGAGCCGCAGCAGATTGCTGGTGTAGTTGGAGAGTTGCAGGTACATCGAGAGCGTGCCGCGCGCGACGGTGCGCGCCCGGTCGAGATCGGTGTCGAGTACGACCTTCAGCTCGGGAGCGAGCAGGGCGTCGGCGCCGAGGGCTTCGCGCGCCTGCGCCGTGTGTTCGGCGGTGACCAGATAGGGATGGGCGCCCACGGCCCGTTCGGCCGAGAGCTTCAGCATCTTCGGGCCGAGCGCGGCCAGCACCCGGCGCGAGGCGGGCACCGGGACGGACGCGGTGTCCAGGGCGTCGAGGTAGGCGACCATCTCCGAGTACGGACGGGCGTACTTCGGGGCGAGTGCGTCATGGCTGACCCCGATCCCGAGCACGAACCGGCCCGGGTGGCGCTTCTCGATCCCCGCCACCTGCTCCGCGACATCGGTGGCGCTGTGCTGCCAGATGCTCAGGATGCCGGTCGCTACGGTGATGCGCCGCGTCGCGTCGACGAAGGGCACCACGTCGTCCATGGACGGGCTGCCGCCGATCCAGAGGGTGCCGTAGCCGAGCTCGTCCAGCTCGGCCACGGCCTCGGTCACTTCACCGCCGCGGTCGGGACCCGCGGGGTGCAGAGCCGCACTCCAGATGCCGATGGTGCCGAATCGCGCGACTTCGTCAGAGCTCTCAGAGGTCATGGAAACCCCAACCGCTTTCGGTCCGGCGCCTATTCCGCCGCCCGGCATCTTCCCCCGGGCGGCCCATCGGCACGGCAGGCTCCCCCGGTGCCTGCCTGGCAGGGTCAGTCGGCGCGGAGTCCGGCCAACTGCTGCGCGAACGGCACCACGTTCTCGTAGATGTCCTCCGCTCCGGCCGTCGCGGACCTGCCCGCCATCAGTGCGGCCAGTTCCCGGCCGGCCCGCTCGATGCGGCCCGGAAGGCTCCCGCCGTCGCCGTCGCCGTCCGATCCCCAGTCCTCGGATGCGGCGTAGACGGCGGTGGGGACGACCACCGCCCGCAGATAGGCGAAGAGCGGGCGCATCGCGTGTTCCAGTACGAGCGAGTGGCGTGCGGTGCCGCCGGTAGCGGCGACGAGCACCGGGGTACCGGCCAGCGCGGTGTTGTCGATCAGGTCGAAGAACGACTTGAAGAGCCCGCTGTACGAGGCGGTGAAGACCGGCGTCACCGCGATCAGGCCGTCGGCCTCTGCCACAGCGTCGATGGCTTCACGCAGGGCGGGGTTCGGGAAGCCGGTCACCAGGTGGTTGGCGATGGCGGTCGCCAGATCACGGATCTCGATGACCTGTACCTCGACGTCGCCGCCGTCGAGCGCGCGGGACGTGGCCTCCGTCAGCCGGTCGGCCAGCAGCCTGGTCGACGACGGCCGGCCGAGACCGGCCGATACCGCCACCAGTTTCAGCGCGGTCATACCACTGCCTCCTCGGTCCCGGCCCGCAGACCGCGGTCACGTTCGGCGACGAGCGCCGCATGGGTGGGACCGTCCGGCACGTCCGCCGGCCGGTCCTTCGCGAACTCCTTTCGCAGCACCGGCACCACCTCCTCGCCGAGGATGTCGAGCTGTTCGAGGACGGTCTTCAGCGGCAGGCCCGCGTGGTCCATCAGGAACAGCTGGCGCTGGTAGTCGCCGAAGGACTCCCGGAACGTCAGGGTCTTCTCGATGACCTCCTGCGGACTGCCCACGGTCAGCGGTGTCTGCTCGGTGAACTCCTCCAGCGAGGGCCCGTGCCCGTACACCGGCGCGTTGTCGAAGTAGGGCCGGAACTCACGTACGGCGTCCTGCGAGTTCTTCCGCATGAACACCTGCCCGCCGAGTCCCACCGTCGCCTGCCGGGGAGTTCCGTGTCCGTAGAAGGCGAAGCGCTCCCGGTAGAACGTGATCAGCCGCTTGAAGTGGTCCTTCGGCCAGAAGATGTTGTTGGCGAAGAAGCCGTCGCCGTAGTACGCCGCCTGCTCGGCGATCTCCGGACTGCGGATCGAGCCGTGCCAGACGAACGGCGGCACACCGTCGAGGGGGCGGGGCGTGGCGGTGAAACTCTGCAGCGGTGTACGGAACTTGCCCTCCCAGTCCACGACGTCGTTCCGCCACAGCTCGTGCAGCAGTGCGTAGTTCTCCACGGCGAGCGGGATCCCCTGCCGGATGTCCTGGCCGAACCACGGGTAGACCGGCCCGGTGTTCCCGCGGCCCATCATCAGGTCGACGCGGCCGTCGGCCAGGTGCTGGAGCATCGCGTAGTCCTCGGCGATCTTCACCGGGTCGTTCGTCGTGATGAGGGTGGTGGAGGTGGAGAGGATGATGTTCTCGGTGCGGGCCGCGACATGGCCGAGCAGCGTGGTGGGGGAAGACGGCACGAACGGCGGGTTGTGGTGCTCGCCGGTAGCGAAGACGTCCAGGCCCACCTCCTCCGCCTTGAGCGCGATGGCGACCATCGCCTTGATCCGCTCGTGCTCGGACGGCGCCTTCCCCGTGGTCGGGTCGGTCGTGACGTCGCCGACGGTGAAGATTCCGAACTGCATCGCGCTCACCTCTCGAAGCTCTGGCTCTGGCTTTGACTGCTCGATTAGTAGTTGAATGTTGAACTGAATCGTACAACGGCCGACCCCCCGTCCGTATTCCGGTCCGGCGCACAGCGCGCAACTGCCGACTGGTCCGCAGCCGTGTTCAGCCGGGTGAGCCGCCGCACCCTCGGCCCGCCCGGCGGCGTTTGGCACGGCGACCGTACGAACAGTTACGCACGGTTACCGACAGAGGGAGTACGGATGCACGGCAGAGCAGTACGGCACAGCGGGAGGCTCGCTCTCGTGACGCTGGCCGCCTCGCTGGCGATGGCGGCCCCGGCCCTGGCGGCCGGCGGGGCGCCGGGCGACGGCTGGCACACCTGGAGTCCGGCCGGGCCCCAGCGCGACGAGGAGTTGCGTGGAGTCGCGGCCCGCGGCCCGGCCGACGCCTGGGCGGTCGGATACCGCGAGAACGGCGCGGGCGTCGACGTGCCCGTCGCCGAGCGTTTCGACGGCCGGGCCTGGCGGGCGACGCCCGTGCCCGGCCACTCGGGGTCGGGCCGGCTCGACGCCGTGGCTCCGCTCTCCGCCCACGACGTATGGGCTGTGGGGACCTGGAACGATGCCCCGGCCGCGCAGGACCGCTCGCTCGCCGAGCACTTCGACGGCCGGACCTGGCGCACCGTCCCGCTGCCCGCCGAACCCGCGAACCGGTCGGCCTATCCCTCGGCGCTCGCCGCCATGGGCCCCGACGACATCTGGGCGGTCGGAGTCACCGCCGAGGACCGGGTCGGCACACCCCGGCCGCTGGCCTACCACTGGGACGGCCACCGCTGGTCGTCCGTCCCCACCCCGTCCACCGGTGGCGACGCCCTGCTGCAGGGCGCGGCCTCCGACGGCGCGGGAGGCGTGTGGGCCGTCGGCGTGGCGTACGACGCGCAGGGCGCCGGCCGCCCGCTGACCGAGCACTGGGACGGCAGGTCCTGGCGGATCGTCGACGCGCCGCACACGGCGGGCCAGGGCGAGTCGCTCGACGGGGTCACCGCTGTCGCACCCGATGACGTCTGGGCGGTCGGCGGTGGCGGGCCCGCCACCGGGGCCTCGCACCCGCTGACCCTGCACTGGGACGGCCACATCTGGGCCTCGGTCGCGACGCCCCCGGCCGACGCCGACCTGCACTCCGTCTCCGCGGACGCGCACGGCGGGCTCTGGGCGGCCGGCGAGCAACAGGGCGTCGCCACACCGGCGTTCACCCTGCGCTGGGACGGCAGGGCGTGGCACACCGTGCCCGCCGACAGTGGACCCGGCGGCAAGGGCGCCTCGCTCTTCGGCGTCGCCACCGTCCCGCACCCGAGACCGGGAGGCCCCACCGTCTGGGCGGTCGGTTCGACGCTGCCGCAGCTCCGGCCGACGTGGCACCCGGTGATCGAAGGCTTCGGGCGGGCTCCCTCGGCCCGCTGACGCACAGGGCGCGCGCCGCACGGCGATCCGGCGGCGCGCAACCCGCCTCAGCCCGCTCGCCGCTCAGCCCGGTCGCGCCTGTCCGTACAGATCCATTCGGATGCGCCAAGTGGCGGTACTCCACGGCCGCCCCGAGCCTCGGAAAGAACCCGAGCCTCGGAAATAGGCAGCGCAGAGGAAGCCGGAGGAACATGGGCACCGCAACACCCATCGCCGCCCCGACGCCCGCACCCACGAAACCCACCGCGTCCGCGTACCGGAACCTGGTGCTCGCGACGATCGGCTTCACTCTGACCTTCTGGGCGTGGTCCCTGATCGCACCGCTGGGCAGCGACTACAAGGACCGGCTCGGGCTCAGCTCCTTTCAGCAGTCGCTGCTGGTCGCCGTGCCCGTGATCGTCGGCTCACTGGGCGGGATCCCGGTCGGCGCACTCACCGACCGGTGCGGCGCGAAGGTGATGTTCCCGCTGGTCACGGCGTTCACCATCGTGCCGGTGCTGCTGCTGATCCCCGCGAAGAACTCGTACGGCGCGCTGCTCGCCGTCGGCTTTCTGCTGGGGCTCGGCGGTACGACCTTCGCGATCGGCATCCCGCTGGTCAACTCCTGGTTCCCGCCCTCCGAACGGGGCCTGGCGCTCCGTGTGTTCGGTATGGGCATGGGCGGAGTCGCCCTCTCCGGTTACTTCACGACGCGGATCGCCGAGCACGGCGTCAACCTGCCGTTCATCGTGGTGGCGATCGCGCTGGCCGCGTTCGCCGGGCTCGGCGCATTGCTGATCACCGACCATCCGGACCGGCAGGTGCCCACCACCACGCTGGCGACCCGGCTCGGCAGCGCCGGACGGCTGCGGGTGACGTGGGAGCTGTCGGCGCTGTACGCGATCGGGTTCGGCGGGATCGTGGCGTTCGGCGTCTATCTGCCCACGTATCTGAAGACCTGGTACAACCTCTCCCCCACCGACGCGGGTACCAAGGCCGCCGGTTTCGCGCTCGTCACCGTCGTCTTCCGGCCCGTCGGCGGACGCCTCGCCGACCTGATCCACCCCGCCGTCGTCACCGCGGGCGCCCTCGCCCGGGTCGCGCTGATGGCGATCGTCCAGGCCTTCGATCCGCAGCTGAACCCCACCGGCACCGTCTGCTTGCTCCTCATGGCGGCGGGCCTCGGCACAGCGAGCGGCAGTGTGTTCGCCCTGGTCTCCCAGGTCACCCCGCAGCCCCAGGTGGGCAGCGTGACCGGGATCGTCGGGGCGATGGGCGGACTGGGCGGCTTCGTTCCGCCCCTGGTCATGGGGGCGATCTACAGCGCCAAGGGCACCTACTCGATCGGCTTCATGCTGCTCTCCGACCTGTCGCTGGCCGGGTGCGTCTACGCGTTCGGACGGATGCGGACGATCAGACCGTCCACCGGCGGATCGACTCCCGGCGGATCGTCCACCGGCCGATCGTCTGCCGGCGGATCGACTCCCGCCGAACCGCGATCAGCCAGAACCCCCGACCGGTCCGAAACTTGATCAGCCCGGACCGTGATCAGGCCGGACCGTAACCAGCCCGGACCGTGATCAGACCGAAGGGGGACCGTCCGCCGGGCGCTCCGGTGCGGCCGTCGACTCCCGGCGGTGGAGCACGGTCGGCAGCTCGGTCACGACGGTCCTTCGGCTGCCTGCGCAGACCTCCAGCAGCCGGGTCACCGCGAGCGCTCCCGCCTCACCGACCGGGACACCCAGCGCGGTGACGGCCGGGGATGTCGCCCCGAGCGCCGTGAGGTCGTCGGCCGCGGCCAGGCTCATGTCCTCGGGGACGCGGACACCGGCCGCCTTGAGCCCGTGCAGCAGGCCGAGCACCAGATAACTGTTGTACGCGATCACCGCGGTCGCCCCGGACGGCAGCGCCGCGGCGGCCCCGATCCCCGCGTCGAAGGTGGGCGGCAGCGGCCCGAGCACCCGCAGCCGCGCTCCGGCGGCCTCGGCCTGCTCCGCCATGGCAGCGCGGCGCTGCGCGTCGGCCCAGGACCCGGACGGACCCGACACATACGCGATGTCGCGGTGCCCCAGGTCGAGCAGATGCCGGACCAGGGCGGACGTGCCGGATGCCGTGTCGAGGACGACGGCGGGCAGCCGGCCGGAGCGGCGGTCGACCAGGACCAGCGGGCGGCGGCGGGCCCGCTCGCGCAGCGCCGCGTCCGAGCCGACGGGCGCGACCATGATCAGACCGTCGACCTGCTCGGAGATCCGGTCGGCGAGCGCCGCCTCACGTTCGGCGCTGTACTCGGAGACGGTGAGCAG
This genomic interval carries:
- a CDS encoding LacI family DNA-binding transcriptional regulator, whose product is MATLADVARAAGVSKATASRALMRPEMVAETTLQRVRGAAERLGFHPNPAARALTTGRTGMVGLIVPTLANPFFAPLVLGAQQAAEETDSHLLLTVSEYSAEREAALADRISEQVDGLIMVAPVGSDAALRERARRRPLVLVDRRSGRLPAVVLDTASGTSALVRHLLDLGHRDIAYVSGPSGSWADAQRRAAMAEQAEAAGARLRVLGPLPPTFDAGIGAAAALPSGATAVIAYNSYLVLGLLHGLKAAGVRVPEDMSLAAADDLTALGATSPAVTALGVPVGEAGALAVTRLLEVCAGSRRTVVTELPTVLHRRESTAAPERPADGPPSV
- a CDS encoding LLM class flavin-dependent oxidoreductase, producing MQFGIFTVGDVTTDPTTGKAPSEHERIKAMVAIALKAEEVGLDVFATGEHHNPPFVPSSPTTLLGHVAARTENIILSTSTTLITTNDPVKIAEDYAMLQHLADGRVDLMMGRGNTGPVYPWFGQDIRQGIPLAVENYALLHELWRNDVVDWEGKFRTPLQSFTATPRPLDGVPPFVWHGSIRSPEIAEQAAYYGDGFFANNIFWPKDHFKRLITFYRERFAFYGHGTPRQATVGLGGQVFMRKNSQDAVREFRPYFDNAPVYGHGPSLEEFTEQTPLTVGSPQEVIEKTLTFRESFGDYQRQLFLMDHAGLPLKTVLEQLDILGEEVVPVLRKEFAKDRPADVPDGPTHAALVAERDRGLRAGTEEAVV
- a CDS encoding FMN reductase: MTALKLVAVSAGLGRPSSTRLLADRLTEATSRALDGGDVEVQVIEIRDLATAIANHLVTGFPNPALREAIDAVAEADGLIAVTPVFTASYSGLFKSFFDLIDNTALAGTPVLVAATGGTARHSLVLEHAMRPLFAYLRAVVVPTAVYAASEDWGSDGDGDGGSLPGRIERAGRELAALMAGRSATAGAEDIYENVVPFAQQLAGLRAD
- a CDS encoding exo-alpha-sialidase — protein: MALTWRAPTSLRRLAVALSAVVAALAAVAVVTTGPAAAADGSQSAVVSQDCTSSRIRVALLNPTAAATTFTVTWPGNGTWTRAVAAGDRTDLYFSKPSGTDYSFRTTTPQGLDRTTTGTLDCGRSMAAQVSAECPRAADGSPAATHRLKLTLVNRSDTSKTFTVGWEGRSGSPWTRTVAARSSDDTLSWTVADGTPYRIRTTATGFDRTESGTVRCGLAAGTPGMNARTLFAAHTSTSAGTPIAGLNRAKADGSGYETYTGTAASVRIPAMAVTDNGTVIAMADARIDSSGDLGGSSNNIQVAMRRSTDGGATWTGASTVAHAATTSEGYGDSSLLVDRSAGPDGKVYAFINYSPAPGIGYAGSSAGSNSATDTTAMHIRVISSTDNGATWSRPVDLNPQVKSVKWAGMFASSGHGIQLSDGRLVQPIVYKQDGADHAGNIYSDDHGATWHAGAAAATGVNENKAVQRDSGQVVQNLRSDSGGNRWYATAADTAAGRNVAGAYGPAWNSGLIDPGCNGDEISYLRPTDVGSGGYPALTPVTVQSNNASGDRSELTVRTSEDDGVTWPHQVLIKSGAAGYSTTAVLNDGVIGDLYEIGDTGGIVFSSFTPDWARQS
- a CDS encoding FadR/GntR family transcriptional regulator, which gives rise to MESRHILEGRQGRSLLRQEVSEGIKRYILENKLRPGDPLPTESELSATLGASRSSVREAVKTLDALDIVEVRHGHGTYVGRLTLSALVEGLTFRGLLSRDDDFKVMSDLVDVRELFERGMAERILTSLDSDHLRTLYRIVDDMERSGSGDGTGFVEADRAFHALLVEPLGNELIGQLSLAFWDVYTIVVPHLGVITSKDEAETVANHRRIVDAARAGDAEAFTRAIAEHYAPVRRRVQEARAAAPAG
- a CDS encoding nitrate/nitrite transporter, with the protein product MGTATPIAAPTPAPTKPTASAYRNLVLATIGFTLTFWAWSLIAPLGSDYKDRLGLSSFQQSLLVAVPVIVGSLGGIPVGALTDRCGAKVMFPLVTAFTIVPVLLLIPAKNSYGALLAVGFLLGLGGTTFAIGIPLVNSWFPPSERGLALRVFGMGMGGVALSGYFTTRIAEHGVNLPFIVVAIALAAFAGLGALLITDHPDRQVPTTTLATRLGSAGRLRVTWELSALYAIGFGGIVAFGVYLPTYLKTWYNLSPTDAGTKAAGFALVTVVFRPVGGRLADLIHPAVVTAGALARVALMAIVQAFDPQLNPTGTVCLLLMAAGLGTASGSVFALVSQVTPQPQVGSVTGIVGAMGGLGGFVPPLVMGAIYSAKGTYSIGFMLLSDLSLAGCVYAFGRMRTIRPSTGGSTPGGSSTGRSSAGGSTPAEPRSARTPDRSET
- a CDS encoding LLM class F420-dependent oxidoreductase; this translates as MTSESSDEVARFGTIGIWSAALHPAGPDRGGEVTEAVAELDELGYGTLWIGGSPSMDDVVPFVDATRRITVATGILSIWQHSATDVAEQVAGIEKRHPGRFVLGIGVSHDALAPKYARPYSEMVAYLDALDTASVPVPASRRVLAALGPKMLKLSAERAVGAHPYLVTAEHTAQAREALGADALLAPELKVVLDTDLDRARTVARGTLSMYLQLSNYTSNLLRLGFEDADFADGGSNRLLDALFALGDLETVRARVDAYRAAGADHVALQVLTGDRRSDLPRAEWRELASAFSLG